Part of the Longimicrobium sp. genome, TCGGCTCGACGGGTTCGCTACCCCGCTTCTTTCAGCGCTCCCCTCGCGGTCGGCGCCTTGCGGCTCGCTTCGGTCCCTACGACCAAGTTCCGGGAGGACTTTCACCTCCTGACCACTGTCCATGCTGGGCACACACGAAAAGCCGCCGCGGCACGAGGTTGCCGCGGCGGCTCTTCGTTCTCCCGAAGCGGCTGGTCCCGGCTGCCTACTGCCGCGTGAGGGTGGTGGCGGCGTTCTGGAAGCCGGACTGGTTGAGCACTCCCTGGAGCTCCGTCCGGCTATGGAACTCACCGCTGAAGACGACCGGCTCGAACTGCCCCGAGGCAAAGGTCAGCGACAGGTCCGCGGACTGGCGCAGGCCCGTGACCGTGAACTGGAGCGTGTTCCCGCCGAGCACCATCTGCGCGGTGCCGGTGACGGCCCTTCCGCTCCCCTCCGTCAGGTTCATCGTGAGCCCGACGGAGCTCGCGGGGCCGGTCTGCGCGGTGCCGGTCCAGGTGCCGGTGGCGTCGACCGTCTCGCCCAGGCTCGGGCTGTCGCAGCCTGGCAGGAGGAGCAGCAGGGCGGCCAGAGGAGCGGCGAATCGCCTGTACATGGGTCCGATGTCCTTTTGTCGCGGGAAATCCAGCCAGGTCCGCCGTAAACGTTTGAAGCCCGCCGGTTGTTACGCGGGCGGGCCTTCCCCGGGCGGCGGCGAGCCGCTCAGGGGAGCGGGAGGTTGTCGCGGATGAGGAGCAGGATGGCCGAGTGGGGGACGATCAGGTACTTGTTGCCGTCGATCTCCACCTCCACGGCGTTGCTGCGCAGGAAGATGGCGTAGTCGCCCTTCTCGGCCTGCAGGGGGACGTAGCGCATCCCCGTGCGGGTGCCGCCGGACCACGGCTCGCCGTCGGCCACGGGCTCGGCGGTGGGGTAGCCGGGGCCCACGTTATATCTCACCCGTCTTTGGTCTGCTGCGCTAGTGAGTGGGAACTGATCGCGACATACTTGCGTAATTTCTAGAGTCGAAGCATACATGTGAATTGGCGCA contains:
- a CDS encoding co-chaperone GroES family protein encodes the protein MRYNVGPGYPTAEPVADGEPWSGGTRTGMRYVPLQAEKGDYAIFLRSNAVEVEIDGNKYLIVPHSAILLLIRDNLPLP